A window of the Drosophila simulans strain w501 chromosome 2L, Prin_Dsim_3.1, whole genome shotgun sequence genome harbors these coding sequences:
- the LOC6731440 gene encoding beta-1,3-galactosyltransferase 2, whose translation MAAVANLHNTRMLRFFLVLIVVILTIFIYASYSTTSTLTANHVHPAASPPQQLIGGHPGRLPMDQVPPVNSTDKEYNSPPGESSSKQQSVSSRHSQQSPPQQAEIHKKHPQHRLPTIDEDALLDGGSAGASPQVGGPDQTPNVMADELLEEQQYGQSVDGITGNINSSTNNNSSADTLAVKQSIPAQSPPQQLPQSQSQVQPGLSDADLLIPTSNLQKFIENADRILKNITSNSSTGNPSDMAQLNAVDGKLEVSGVESEKQEPESKVIQEIKEAKKEAAVPLPKSAKPPVPPVKTTKAKSVVPSAPVDPSKGVATETLYEPGHVDEEIDAERICPKGGEFIKLLVLISSAMSHDAARMSIRQTWMHYGTRRDVGMAFVLGRGTNDTINKALTQENFIYGDLIRGNFIDSYNNLTLKTISTLEWADVHCPKAKYILKTDDDMFINVPKLLTFLDKHKDKRTIYGRLAKKWKPIRNKKSKYYVSVDQFAAGVFPSFTTGPAYVLTGDIVHELYVRSLKTVYLKLEDVFTTGIVAKSLNVKRVQANEFVNRRISFNPCNIRNAISVHMIKSNEQFDLWKKLLDQTTKCK comes from the exons ATGGCGGCTGTGGCCAATCTTCACAACACGCGCATGCTACGCTTCTTTTTAGTCCTAATCGTGGTGATCCTCACCATTTTCATCTACGCCTCGTACTCAACGACGAGCACCCTCACAGCGAACCATGTGCACCCCGCGGCATCTccgccgcagcagctgatTGGCGGTCATCCGGGGCGACTGCCGATGGACCAAGTGCCGCCAGTCAATAGCACGGATAAGGAATACAATTCGCCGCCCGGTGAAAGTTCGTCTAAGCAGCAAAGCGTATCCAGCAGACACTCGCAACAATCACCGCCGCAACAGGCGGAGATACACAAAAAGCATCCGCAGCATCGGCTGCCCACCATCGACGAGGATGCTCTGCTCGACGGTGGCTCCGCAGGCGCCAGTCCCCAGGTTGGTGGGCCTGACCAAACGCCCAATGTCATGGCGGATgagctgctggaggagcagcagtatGGCCAGAGTGTTGATGGCATCACAG GCAACATCAACAgtagcaccaacaacaacagctctGCAGACACGTTGGCTGTTAAACAATCGATTCCCGCCCAGTCACCACCTCAACAACTGCCCCAGTCACAGTCGCAGGTGCAGCCAGGCCTTTCCGATGCCGACCTCCTCATACCCACTTCCAATTTGCAAAAGTTTATTGAGAACGCCGATAGGATACTGAAGAACATCACGTCGAACAGTAGCACAG GCAATCCATCGGATATGGCACAACTCAACGCAGTGGACGGTAAACTGGAAGTGTCGGGCGTTGAGTCCGAAAAGCAAGAACCGGAATCCAAGGTGATACAGGAAATTAAGGAAGCCAAGAAAGAGGCGGCAGTCCCGCTGCCAAAATCAGCAAAACCACCAGTGCCACCTGTGAAAACAACGAAAGCCAAGAGCGTGGTGCCAAGTGCTCCTGTGGATCCTTCCAAGGGAGTGGCCACCGAGACACTCTACGAGCCAGGCCACGTGGATGAGGAGATCGATGCGGAGCGCATATGTCCGAAAGGCGGAGAGTTTATTAAGCTCCTGGTTCTTATTAGCTCAGCAATGTCTCATGATGCAGCCCGCATGTCCATTCGGCAGACTTGGATGCATTACGGAACGAGAAGGGACGTGGGCATGGCATTTGTCCTAGGACGTGGCACCAATGACACCATAAACAAAGCGCTTACCCAGGAGAACTTCATCTATGGTGATCTGATACGAGGAAACTTCATCGACTCGTACAACAACCTCACCCTCAAGACAATATCGACTCTGGAATGGGCAGATGTGCATTGCCCGAAGGCAAAGTACATTCTCAAGACGGACGACGACATGTTCATCAATGTGCCCAAGCTGCTGACCTTCCTGGACAAGCACAAGGACAAGCGTACCATATACGGCCGCTTGGCCAAGAAATGGAAACCGATTCGCAATAAGAAATCCAAATACTATGTGTCCGTCGACCAGTTCGCGGCGGGAGTGTTCCCGTCCTTCACCACTGGACCCGCCTACGTACTCACCGGCGACATTGTGCACGAACTCTACGTGCGATCGCTGAAGACCGTTTATCTGAAGCTGGAGGACGTGTTCACCACGGGCATAGTAGCCAAGAGCCTTAATGTTAAGCGGGTGCAGGCGAACGAGTTCGTCAACCGACGCATCTCGTTCAACCCGTGCAACATCCGCAACGCAATCAGCGTGCACATGATCAAGTCGAACGAACAATTCGATTTGTGGAAAAAGCTGCTGGATCAGACCACCAAGTGTAAATAG